One stretch of Leadbetterella byssophila DSM 17132 DNA includes these proteins:
- a CDS encoding two-component regulator propeller domain-containing protein has product MKARLLIYFLLFQGIALGQSLFKFEHLTVNEGLSHSDAMAVVQDDEGFIWVGTNKGLDRYDGYTLKNYRLPYRNVNGQYTNRVLGLHLSSDKTLWVVAETQGIFFYDPKVDDFKNLADFARDKKEEETLRQIVARSLTTTTDGTIYVGTSTQGLYIIKRDQSQKITSLKNIAFPYLGTNALIFALAPDANQRVWVGTVGAGLYYLDEKENPRPYLPWKEAKIIRAILLSQDKQLWVASEEEVIKINSLDSYQKLDQHFNYITSLLEDSYHRLWIGSRTGLFLLSDLKTEGFKIKGKLQHFTPGDPEGLNYHLIHYLVEDSFKNLWIAASAGGLNKVNLIPKPFYKLTKKKGGLPNDYTNTLCQDKEDNVLWIGTRSGFARYDVQTGQIKTFLDQTNLKDAPAVDVTSIYDPGRGTLWIATRVHGIYLLNKKTLSLRRLPEIPGQKEWKQSEPISMATDPEGRIWVACFYDGLHLFSPEGQILKSFSKAAGTFPSSKLTFLLPDQDGMYLSTRDHGLVLLDFKDARIKTRYAFHPKGLKTDYIWPLLRSKKGDLWIGTIGGGLHRLDLKTKQMERLDEIIPEADVESLQEDEQGNIWIGGNGLYRFDPKTRTYLHFDVADGLQSNSFKVASAAKGKDGRLYFGGIQGVSYFIPENVSTNPHPPKMQITQVRILNYAYSPDQKNNPRALLSGPFTEEIVIKNFENDFSIEFVGLNYSNPGKQHYEYMLEGFHKNWIALPPGQRVMGFSNLPAGSYTFLVKADNGDGVWTDAPARLKLRILPPWYRTWWAYLIYGILASSLLLWYKIVSRRQRELKNKIALEQVAKEKEKELAELKVNFFTNVSHELRTPLTLIMSPAEYLMKNAPTGTEAREKAELLYKQANKLLVLVNQLMNFRKVESGHVELALQTLDLLPLITEVYLLFKIKADEQNIHYDLNLPSTPVYIDFDPEKMEIVLSNLLSNAFKFTAEGGKIEVSGQIDQEQSTFQLSISDNGIGIHEEEVEHIFEPFYQAYKQNTVKTTGTGIGLSLVHEFVKRQGGHIMVKSSLGQGTRFTIDLPLSLQTPSIEKESSPAISSPILEPDVNLDQKLLIVEDNEDLRNYLVSLFHSHFETHSAANGKEGMDKALQILPDIILSDVMMPVMNGLEFCERIKNNPKTAHIPLILLTARAATLHELEGLESGADDYIVKPFNPKVLHTKILSLISNRKKAQEFFHKQLIASPSETVIPDADRIFLQTAMQIIEENLTNEQFNVQSLVRESGMSQSAFYRRLKNLTGQSVIEFIKDVRLKRAAQLLSTKQYRVSEVAMMVGMEDLKNFRSSFQKLYGVTPSEFGKNIESKM; this is encoded by the coding sequence ATGAAAGCTAGACTACTAATATACTTCCTTCTATTTCAAGGAATAGCCCTAGGCCAAAGTCTTTTTAAGTTTGAACACCTAACCGTTAATGAGGGGCTGTCACACAGTGACGCCATGGCCGTAGTCCAGGATGACGAAGGCTTCATTTGGGTGGGAACAAACAAAGGACTCGATCGCTATGACGGCTATACCCTCAAAAACTATAGATTACCCTATAGAAATGTCAATGGTCAATACACTAACCGTGTCCTGGGTCTGCATCTCTCCTCAGATAAGACGCTTTGGGTGGTAGCCGAAACCCAAGGAATCTTCTTTTATGATCCAAAAGTAGACGACTTTAAAAACCTGGCGGATTTCGCTAGGGATAAAAAGGAAGAGGAAACCTTAAGACAGATTGTAGCTCGTTCTCTTACTACCACAACTGACGGAACCATTTATGTAGGAACCAGCACACAGGGATTATATATCATCAAGAGAGATCAAAGCCAAAAAATCACTTCCCTAAAAAATATAGCTTTCCCTTACCTCGGGACGAACGCCCTCATCTTTGCCCTTGCTCCGGATGCTAATCAAAGAGTCTGGGTAGGTACCGTAGGCGCCGGCTTATATTATTTGGACGAAAAAGAAAATCCAAGACCCTACCTACCCTGGAAGGAAGCAAAGATCATTAGAGCCATCCTCTTGAGTCAAGACAAGCAACTTTGGGTAGCTTCCGAAGAAGAGGTGATCAAGATTAACAGCCTCGACAGCTATCAAAAACTTGACCAACATTTCAATTATATCACCTCGCTCCTAGAGGATTCTTATCACAGACTTTGGATAGGATCCCGAACCGGACTATTCCTACTTTCTGATCTCAAAACAGAAGGTTTTAAGATTAAAGGTAAACTGCAGCATTTCACGCCTGGAGATCCGGAAGGACTGAATTATCACCTCATACATTATCTCGTAGAAGACAGTTTTAAAAACCTCTGGATTGCTGCCTCCGCAGGAGGTCTGAATAAGGTCAATCTCATTCCCAAGCCCTTCTATAAGCTGACCAAAAAGAAAGGAGGCTTACCAAATGATTATACCAATACGCTCTGTCAGGACAAAGAAGACAATGTCCTTTGGATAGGAACCCGCAGCGGATTTGCCAGATATGATGTACAGACCGGTCAAATCAAAACCTTTTTGGACCAAACTAACCTTAAAGATGCACCCGCTGTAGACGTCACCTCCATCTATGACCCCGGAAGAGGTACGCTCTGGATAGCCACTCGCGTACACGGCATCTACCTCCTGAACAAAAAGACACTAAGCCTGCGCAGGTTGCCGGAGATCCCCGGACAAAAAGAATGGAAACAATCTGAACCCATCTCCATGGCTACTGATCCCGAAGGTAGAATTTGGGTAGCATGTTTTTATGATGGATTACACCTCTTCTCTCCAGAAGGTCAAATCCTAAAATCCTTTAGCAAAGCTGCCGGAACCTTCCCTTCCAGTAAACTCACCTTTCTTCTTCCGGATCAGGACGGGATGTATCTCAGCACCAGAGACCATGGCCTGGTCCTCCTGGATTTTAAGGACGCTCGTATCAAAACCCGTTACGCTTTCCACCCTAAAGGCCTCAAAACCGACTATATCTGGCCGCTTCTCAGAAGCAAGAAAGGCGACCTATGGATAGGTACCATTGGAGGTGGATTGCACCGACTAGACCTTAAAACCAAACAAATGGAAAGGTTAGACGAGATAATTCCTGAGGCGGATGTGGAATCCTTACAAGAAGATGAGCAAGGAAATATCTGGATAGGTGGAAATGGGCTCTACAGATTTGACCCAAAAACCAGAACCTATCTGCATTTTGATGTAGCTGACGGACTGCAAAGTAACTCCTTTAAGGTAGCCTCCGCTGCGAAAGGCAAGGACGGGAGATTATACTTCGGAGGTATACAAGGGGTCAGCTATTTCATTCCGGAAAATGTATCTACTAACCCCCATCCACCTAAAATGCAGATCACTCAAGTGCGCATCTTGAACTATGCCTACTCTCCGGACCAAAAGAACAATCCCAGGGCTTTACTATCCGGTCCATTTACAGAAGAAATTGTCATCAAGAACTTTGAGAATGACTTCTCCATAGAGTTTGTAGGCCTGAATTATAGCAATCCAGGGAAACAACATTATGAATATATGCTGGAAGGCTTTCATAAGAACTGGATAGCCCTGCCTCCGGGCCAAAGAGTAATGGGATTCTCTAACCTTCCCGCAGGCAGCTACACTTTCTTAGTGAAAGCAGATAACGGTGACGGAGTTTGGACAGATGCTCCTGCCCGACTAAAACTTCGCATTCTCCCCCCATGGTATCGAACCTGGTGGGCGTATTTGATCTATGGAATCCTTGCTTCCAGCTTACTCCTTTGGTACAAAATAGTAAGTAGAAGACAAAGGGAGCTGAAAAACAAGATAGCCTTAGAACAAGTAGCCAAAGAGAAGGAAAAAGAACTCGCTGAGCTTAAAGTAAACTTCTTTACGAATGTCTCTCACGAGTTAAGAACCCCGCTCACCCTGATCATGAGCCCTGCAGAATACTTGATGAAAAATGCACCTACGGGAACAGAAGCCAGGGAAAAGGCAGAATTGTTATATAAGCAAGCCAACAAGCTCCTGGTCCTTGTTAACCAACTCATGAACTTCCGAAAGGTAGAGTCCGGACATGTGGAATTAGCGTTACAAACGCTTGATCTGCTACCCTTAATCACAGAAGTGTACCTGCTCTTCAAGATCAAAGCTGATGAGCAAAACATACATTATGATTTAAATCTCCCCTCTACTCCCGTGTATATCGATTTTGATCCGGAGAAAATGGAGATAGTACTTAGCAACCTATTATCTAACGCCTTCAAATTCACTGCAGAAGGAGGAAAAATTGAAGTATCAGGACAAATTGACCAGGAGCAGTCTACTTTCCAATTAAGCATATCAGATAATGGGATAGGCATACATGAGGAAGAAGTGGAACATATATTCGAACCCTTCTACCAGGCTTATAAACAGAACACCGTCAAAACTACGGGAACGGGTATAGGGCTTTCACTGGTACATGAATTTGTGAAAAGACAAGGTGGACATATCATGGTAAAAAGTAGTCTTGGTCAAGGCACACGCTTTACCATTGATCTCCCGCTCTCCCTCCAAACTCCATCCATAGAGAAAGAGAGTAGCCCGGCTATAAGCAGTCCAATATTAGAGCCGGATGTGAACCTAGACCAAAAACTCTTGATCGTGGAAGATAATGAAGATCTAAGGAATTATTTGGTAAGTCTATTCCATTCCCATTTTGAAACCCATTCAGCAGCTAATGGGAAAGAAGGCATGGATAAAGCCCTACAAATCCTTCCGGACATCATCCTCTCAGATGTCATGATGCCGGTCATGAACGGTTTAGAATTCTGCGAAAGAATCAAGAACAATCCGAAAACAGCACATATCCCTTTGATTCTACTCACTGCCAGAGCGGCAACCTTGCATGAACTAGAAGGATTAGAATCCGGAGCAGATGATTATATCGTAAAACCATTCAACCCTAAGGTTTTACATACCAAGATTCTTTCATTGATAAGCAACAGAAAGAAGGCTCAGGAGTTCTTCCATAAGCAACTGATAGCTTCGCCTTCTGAAACCGTGATTCCGGATGCAGATAGAATCTTCCTGCAGACGGCCATGCAG